ATCGGATGGAGCTTTCTGCAAGCAGGTTGTAGGCAGAGATGTCCTAGGATGTCGGGAGAAAATGTTTGGGAGTCGTTTTAGGGAGTTAGAAGATGCATATGGGTTGATTGTGGAGGCCAAGTTGTTATGGCCTCTTGTTGTATCCGTAGATTGTGAGTAGTCCATTAAGTTTTTTTTTTCGCCCAGATTGACAGTCTGTTAAACTGGGAAGTCGTTTGCGTTGCTTGCGCATGTAATTCTTTTCTCTCCTTATTAATATATGCCGGCTTTGTTCCgggtctttcaaaaaaaaaaatccctcAACTTCCAGAGGTACGGTACGGTGCCTTATAAAATACTGATGATGGAAGGCTTGTATTCCGAGCACAATATCAATATGTATCATCTTATTACTGGCCTAACTGCACAAGTTAAAGTTATTGTTGGCACTATGCTAGCTGGTGCCAGTATTATTTCAGAAACCTTCTGGCCCTGCAACTAGTCGCTGAAATCGAATTTATAAACAGGGAGAGGGAGCAGATCTTTTATAATCTTGTAATAGGCATAGTCCGTGGGATCTAGTATTGTTTTAATTTGGAAAAATAATTGTTTGTTTGCtatgtttttttataaaaataactgtttatatttcaaaaaaaaaaaagactggaATGGCGTATATGGGTTGTGCCCTGTTAaatggaaaatgaaaaaaaattataacTTGTGGAGTTGCGGCTAGCATGTTAAAATTTAAATAAAAAGATATGAAGAACTGATAGTAACAGATTTGTGACAATTCCAGTTAGCATATCATGATAAATTACAGTTTGTAGCGATATATGGAAATCCTACACAACTAATTACAATTTCTACTAGGTCTTAGTGATAGACACACAATTTTCGGTCGTAAAGTTGTACTCCCACAAAAAAGTCATAAAACACAATGACTTGTATTGTACTCAtcttgtaaatatatatatatatatatatatatatatatatatatatatatatatatatatatatatatatataagggagAGGATATAGCcgtctacaaaataagttattctgtagcacCTCCATTACTATAATTTTATTGATACTATTACCAAAATAATACATGATGAGATGTTGGGTTACATAATCATGGGGATATTTACATAACGTTATATAAACACTTAGTAAGGagtactataatctcgtaaataacatagtattatcgtaactcaaaagtggctacagaataattaTCGTAGCCAGCTACTGGATAGTAGTCTAATATAataatatatagatatatatatattatactgaatatatacatatacatatatataaatatagatatatatattcatatatatatatatatatatatatatatatatatatatattatatagatatatatatataattatataacaCACACTATGAAACATCACCCAACCATAAGGGTGGGAGATGTTTTTCTAATTCTCTACATGAATAATGCTTAAAATTCTAACAACTCCACCCTTGCCATCAGGTCCCCTACCAGGTGGTCTTTGCCTGCAAACAAAACCATGAACTTGGATTTAATAAGAAATGTCCAAACAGAAGATTGGCAATGCTGATTCTTAATATGCCATGGTTTGTGAGAGGGAATCACCTCGTAGCTTCTTCACCTTTCTTGGAGGCCACTTGGGTAGGCTTGATGGATCGCAGGCACAAGGCATTGTTGTGAAAAACTATAAAAAGAAACAACATAATAACATCAATTTCACTAAACTTGTACTccttccatttcaaattataagacgttttggcttgtTATGTACTGATATAAAGTAAAAACAGTATCTAGAGAAAAGCCATAATgtgttataatttggaatggagaagTATTTCTACATAGAACATCCAGATCCATACCAATATTTGGATGTTAACAcatataaacctagtagcaaTTTTAGCATCTCATATGCATGTTCACATTTTTAATTGTAAAAGCCATTTCTGGCAAGGGAAACAAGCGGAAGAATCTCTAGGGCCCAAGGCTGCAACTTAGAGAATGAAAAACAAGAAATAAAATTCACAAAAAAAGTGAAAGAAACTTTGATAATGTCAAAGTCCATGCTTAGCTATAAAAACAGGGGGACGTTAGACTAACATGGCAAACACCACATAAGTACACACTATACATCATAGTTTGATAAATTATTGCTGGCAATACTCTTAAAACAGTTTCTTGGATTGTCCATTGTGGACAACATAGTCGTCTTCGGATCTTTATACAAATTCTGGCGCAAATGCAGGATGAAGATGAGAAAACACAAAGAAGAAAATTTGATGGGATCATGACATACTTCTGGTGGAATATGTGCTGAGAAAACAAagagaagattttttttttgaataaaaGGTTTCCCCCGCTTTATAGATTTAAAGCGATAACAGGTTGATGCACATCAAGAAATGTAAGGGCCAATACTTACTTCACTGTCAAGGGCAGATGCAGCGGTACCCCTATTCCCAGGTTCTACAGCAAGTAGATGGTCCAGAAGTGTTAAAGCAGTAGTAGGGAAGTCCTTATATACATCATTCACACATCGGTGGTACGGATGCTGAGGCTTGAATATGGTAACTCGGGATAACTTCAAATTAGCCCAAAACTCCTCTAATGGTGAACCACAAAGCTTAAAAATCTTGTGCAGCTGTTCTACCTGAATGAGTTAACACAAAAGAATCGATCATTGCAAATCATATTGATAAAAAATTTAAAACTACCAAGATGTATGGCAAATAAATTGATCATTTATCTTGAAGATAAAAAGTTATAAAAATATTACTTTAAATTGGTATGAATTGGTCATGCTCATGCCAAAGTAAAATTAGGCCTATTATCACAAAACCTTTATGAATGTTAATAATAATGGGCAGATATATATATTAAAACATTAACAATGTCTTAATGCATAAACTATAGGCATCTTGAGCCAAACATTATATCATTTTCCTTGATGTGTTTAGATTCTCAACTGAAAATGCCCTTCACTGTCCAAGTAATCAAAGGAACTTACCCGCATTCATCTTCTAAACCTTTTGCACCAAATTTGTTCTAACAAATAGTGTAATAAAAGAAAAGATTCAcattaaagatatgaaggcacgccgaATCGGCGGCCTTCTAGGATGTCCACGTCAGTTCTTTTTGTTTGGTGCGTTAGATCGAAATTTCACGGCTCAGATGAGACGCGTCTCAACCGGCCAGGTGAAGCAGGTGATTGTCGGCATGCATGGCCGGTGCCTAACGCGTACATGCATGGACGGTGCCTAACACGAACATGCTGCTGGGACCGTCCTCGCTTTGCACGCATGTATCACTTGTCGATTTGTGTGCACCTGACCCCATCCCGTCCTCGTTTCCGGTTCTCATCCCGTATAcccatccccatctccatttCTCAGCCGCCTGCGCGGGTGGCAGAGCTCGGCGCGACACGCGCTCCCAAATCCAAACGAGGAAAGGCTCCGCGTCTGCCTGCGCCTCGCTGCGGTTTCCCCGAATCCTCTGGcctcccgccgccgccatggacgaCGACCACGACCACGACTAGGACCCCGACGCGTCGCCATCGCCGGCCGCCGGGGAGCGGTGCccgtgctgctgctcctcctcctcgtcggccGTGCCGTGGCGGCGGTCCGTGAAGCGGAAGCTGGGcgcggagaaggggaaggagagcggGGAGGCGGGGGACGATGAGGCGGGCCCCGCGGCGTGGGTCGAGGCGGAGGGCGAGTGCGCGGCACTGCGGGAGGCGGTGGCATCGGCGCAGTCCGCGGCGTCGGCGCTGCGGACCGAGGTCGAGGAGGAGCGCCTCACCGCGGCCAGCGCCGCCAGCGAGGCCATGGCCATGATGCTCCGCCTGCAGCGCGAGAAGGCCGAGGTCCAGATGGAGCTCAGCCAGTTCCGCCGCTTCGCCGACGAGAAGATGGAGCTCGACGCCGCCGACATCGACCAGCTCCGCGCTCTGCTCGCGCAGCGCGCGCGCCGCCTGGTGCGCCTCCGCGTGAGGCTTCGCGAGTACAGGCTGCAGTTCCTCCACCTCGGCATCCCGCTTCCCGATGGCGAGGGCGAGGACCTCCTCGCGCAGAGCGCCGCCGTGGAGGAAGAGGACCTCCTCCTGCTCGAGGGCGAGGACGGCTACGTCGATGGCGATGGCGGGTACTACCCTGAGCTCCGCTGCAACGACGGGGAGTACTACTACGAGGACGGGCAGGAGGAAGAGGATGCGGTTGCCCAGCGTTTTTCAGCCACCGAACGGGGCCACTGTCGGCGCTGCCGGTGGTGGTGGCTCGGTCGGAGAACTACGGCGTGGCGTCGGCGGCGAGCATGTCCCGGTACGTCTTCCTGATGGCCCATAGCGCCCTGCAGCAGTCGCTCATGGCGGGCCTGTCCTGTCGGACGGGGGCCATGCACCGGAACGCGAGCTCCAGCACCATCTCCAGCGTGCGTTCCACGGCGAGCGTGCGGGCGAGGTGCGGGTCCagcacagcggcggcggcgccaccgaTGAACCTGCCCATGGCCCAGCGCGCGTTCCACGGCGGCCGTGCGGGCGAGGTGCGGGTCCAGCGCATCGGCGGAGGCGCTGCCAATGAACCTGCCCATGGCCCAGCGCGCGTTCCACGGCGGGCATGCGGGCAAGGTGCGGGTCCAGCACATCGGCGGAGGCGCCGCCGATGAACCTGCCCATGGCCCAGCGCGCGGTGAGGCGCTCCTTCATCTCGCGCTTGGTCTCGATGGCGCGCGGTGGGCCGACATCGAACACCTCCTCTCTCTTTGCCTCTCTCTCTCCACGCGGGCGGCCCGGCGgcgcctttctctcttcctctccctctccctctctccagaTCTGCGGCCGCATCGGTCGTCCTCCGGCGCACCGGCGTGGCCAGGCCCCGGCGGTGGGCGCAGCCGCCTCCCCTCCCCCCGCTGCGCGCGTCTCTCTCTCGCGCGCCACGCGGACCGGCGGGACGAGGCAGCGCCGGGGGAGAGCAGGGGCTCGGAGGCGGCCGCGGCCACCGGCGCTGGACGGCGCACCATGGCGCCGTGGCGGGGGATGCCGTTGCGCCGCGCACAGGGTGCGGGGAGCCTCGGCGGTCGCGACGAGgagcgagggagagagcgagagcgcggagaggagagagaggaggggacccCGTATCCTTCCAGGAGGTTCCTCGCCCATCCATCCCTGCACCGGCCATCCATCCTCTGCCGCTGCACCCCCCGCCTGGCCAGCGAGCTGCACGATGGCGACGGCGCCATGCCCACCCGCCCCTTCCGCTTCTCCcttgcgccctcgcctcctgCATGCTCGCGCTGGCTCCGGTCGGAGGCGTGTCCGTTCCAAGTCTCTGCCCCAGTCCGGCGGATTCTCTCCAGCTAAGCTGCGAGCAATGCTTCGCGGGCTAGAGAAACACCAGCGCAACAATGGCGAGGACACATCGCCGGAGGCCAACGACTCCGGCGAGCTCGACGACCGGAGTAAGTCCATCGCCTGACCAATCATCGAACTATTCATATATGATTCAACCTTTTACCATTTGCTGAGCATGAGTTCTCGGATACTGAATACCGAATACATCGACAGGGAGCTTGGAATGCTCCACCTCCACCGAGATGTCGAGCAACAGCGGCCACAGGTCAAGAAACCGAGCCCCGGACGACGACAGCTTCGACTCGGAGAGCAGCTCATCGGGGCCGCCGACGGTGAAGAGGTTGACCGCGGTGGCCGCGTTACTGCCGCCGTTCTCTCAGCCAACGCCGTCCAAGTGGGACGACGCCGAGAAGTGGATTTCCAGCCCGACATCAAACCGTACTGGCCGTGCGGGGCCTTCCGCTGGAACTGTGCCAAAGAAGTTCGCATTGGCATTTCCTGAACATGGAGGCCGTCCACCAGCCGTTGCTAAGGTGGTCACGGATGTGCCTACCAACACTGGACCATTGGTTAAGAATTCAGATGGTAAGCATGAACTTTGCCATGCTATCGATTTCTTTATTGTTTTCAGCACATATAGACTAGTGCAGTACATTATAGAATTATAATGCAGTGATACATATTGTAATTGTGAGGTCATATTCCGGATTATAATGCATTAGATTTCAGCTCCAGTCTGTTTTGTGTGTCTGAACATTGGAGTCCTAACTATAATTTAGTTATATCTTATAATGTAGCGTGAAGAGATAAGAGTTAAGGATTATTTAGAACATTTGGTTGCAAGTTTGAAGTGCTGGAGCGGGGTGAATTGGGGACAGGTAAAGTGTGACATCATGAGCTGCCCGTGCAGAGAAGtctgcctttgatgttcagctggACAGCTGCTCTTTTCATCATGGCAGCTTCTTGGACCCCAAAAAAGTTACGTGTATTTCATTTAACAAATACATAAGGATGGCACTCTATTCCCACCAGGCACCAACTAAATGTTTTACTTCTATATTTTCTTTTGGAAAATAACTACCAGGATAAATGGGCATTCAGATCAGGACATATTTGAGGCGTACTACATCATTCTCTTATTATATGCTAGCTGCTTGCACTTAGAAGTTCGCAGATGTGTGTAGAATAAATAAATTACCAACCGTGTGTTTCTATGTTATTGGAATATCGGTATGTTTCAGTGCACTTTTGATGAAAATTCATCTTATGCTCTATTTTCAGGTCTCGTCCATTCTGATTTGCTTAAACCTGCACACAATGCTTCAATAGTTGATGGACCAACACCTGTAGTTAGGTCTGTCTCTATGAGAGACATGGGAACAGAAATGACTCCAATTGCCAGCCAGGAGCCTTCTCGGATCGCGACTCCTATGATTGCATCTAGTCCAACTTCCTCTCAGACACCAACTCCGCAACGATCGCAACAGCCAGTGTTGCGGTTGACAGAACATACAGCCGTTGTTAAAGCAATAGCGTGGTCACCACATCAGCAAGGACTCCTAGTATTAGGAGGTGGAACAGTTGATAGATGCATCAGGTTTTGGAACACGGCTAATGGAAATGTTCTAAACTCAATTGACACAGGCAGCCAGGCAAGTAGTAGTTCTGACCGCTAATGATCTCTCTGTTGTGTGGTGCTGCTATCCTCATCTTTTGCTTTCTGTTGCAGGTTTGCAACCTTGCGTGGTGTAAAAATGTGAATGAGCTTGTGAGCACACATGGGTATTCCCAAAATCAAATCATGGTGTGGAAATATCCATCCATGTCAAAGGTGAGCTTATATGTTGTGGATCTAGGTACTTAGCATCTCCTGATAGATCAGTAAGCCAGCCGTACACTGCATCCTTTGGATACAGTTATAGAATGACTTCCAATCTGCGCAACACAGTCTTTCTCGGCTTGCTTCTGAAATATAATAATTCCTTTCTATGGGATGATACATTGAATTAAGGAATGCTTAAGACAACAGTGAAACTTAAAGCAAGCAATGAAAACCATTTGCTGTATAATACCATTGATAGCATGATTAGTTCCACATCAGTTGATCAGTAAGAACATTGTCATATAATTGTGCCCTTTTGGTATGAAGCATCAAAAGCTCTCCATGGTGTGACTCCATATGCAAGTTATTAATTAGATTCATCTTGGATTCCACGCCAAAGATGTAATTTTGTTTATGTGGGCTGAGACATTGACTTACGAGCAGCAGAAAACACAATAGAAATGTAAACTAAGCAATGAAAACCACTTGCTGTGCAGCATACACCGGTTAAGTGCTTCTTAATAAACAATTTTTGTAGTGATGTCATTTGTATGGCGTAACTTATACAGTTTACCAGGGGCCATTTCTTTTTAACCTAATTTCACTGACTATTGGATTATTTAGGGGGCAGACAGGTTGCAACTCTAACCGGACATACAATGCGTGTGCTTTACCTTGCGTCGTCGCCTGATGGATAGGTAAGCCCGAATGTAGTTAGTTTGTACATTGTTTTAATGATGAACCCAGAAACTACTATCTATCTCGTTGAGGAGAGCAGCTAAGATGGTGAGATGTAGTTTGCAGACCATAGTAACAGGAGCAGGCGACGAAACTCTACGGTTCTGGAGCATATTTCCATCAGTTAAAACACAGGTAGGCAATAATTTCTTAAGGTTGAGAATGAATTAATGGGAGTTGTGAAAGCAACATTCCCGACCTGGCTGTCCTCAGTCCTCCCGCGGCCCCCGCCGGACCGCGCAGCGTGTCATACCGCCTCCGCCGCGACACGGTCCACCAACAGTGGACACCATGGTGCTTATCTCTCTTTGGTCCCATCTTATACTAACGAATGCCTCGCTCATGGATGCTTTACACCGCGTGCTCAGTGATTTGCCTGTACAACAATGTTTGTTGCTAACCAAATAACCATGCCCACCTTTCTGCATGAACAGAGATGCAGAGGCACATATCTACATGACTTTTTGTGCGTGTCTCAGGACATATTACGGTTTCATGCAGTTTATTGGCCAGCCATGTTAATGTCAGCAGGTTTAAGTGTTCCTGATACAGTTTTTGGTCATGGATTCTTGACAAAGGTGATCTTACCTATTTACAATTGTACTTGTTTCCACTTATAGAGCCCTGATGACAGTATAGCACTCTACCATAAGTACAAAAAAAAGTATCTAGATTCTCAGTCACCTTTCATGCTTTATCTCAGCAAGTCACTTTTATTTCATGCACCAATGGCTTGTATTTTGAAAATCCTAGGATGGCATGAAGATGGGTAAGTCATTAGGCAACACACTTGAACCAAAAGATCTGGTAGAAAGATTTGGGGCTGATGATGTTAGGCACTTCTTGCGGGAAGTAGAATTCGGCAATGATGGGGACTATTCAGCAGAACGCTTTATCAATATAGTCAATGGTCATCTTGCTAATACAATTGGTATTTCTACTTAAATTACCTTTGTTTCTGAAACATGTATATACTTTTCATGTGTGCTGAAATTGTTGTCATTTGCCTTCTTTCTTCACTTGGTGCTCCTTGTTTGTGTTACCTATGCATCTTTACGTGTTAATAATGATCTCACTTACTCACTTGAACTGGAAACCTCCTTAATCGTACACTTGGGCTACTAAAAAAGAATTGTAAATCCAGCCTAGCTTTTGATTCACTTGCTGCTGCAGATGGAAGTTTGTTCAGAGATAACATAGAAAACCTGGTAAGCAGGTTTTCATGGTACCTTTTAAACTGAGGAGTGGAGGATAAAGGATTTAATTATGAACCACGAGTTTGTGATTGAACCGGTAGTCTAGTATGTATATAACCAACTGTATAGAGATTTAGAGACTTAGAAAATATAAGGCCTACAATAGTGAATTTGTTTTTTACTCTGTCAACAAGTGTCGCCGATGATGTGGTGGGCCCATCTGTAGTTTGCACTCATGAAACGATGATGGTCTGCCTAAGAAGTATCACGCATTCACATGCCCTGTTGTGCCTCTATTCGAATCACCGTGAATTTGTTTTTACAGGTGGACAATGCACAACACCAGTACGAAAATCTTTTGCTGTCATCAGCATGTGAAACTGTTCTAGAGATTGGTAACCTTGGAAACTTGTACGTCGATGAGCAAGCACATGGTCCTGTTTCAAGCAAGGGAAGCCACAGGTAATAATCTCTTCAGTTGTGGGCTCCAAATAGCAGATTTGGGTATAGCAAATATCTGGCCGGTGATAGTTTTTTTTTGGTTGATTGGACATCAATTGGATTTTCATATGGTTGCTTATGAGAAACTGACTAATATATCTTCTGTTTTGGCTGTACTCAGATTGATCTTGCAATGTCTCCTTTAAGTAACAACTCACTGTTTGTCGACTATCACCGGAACCCTTTCCCAACATATTTCTTAAGAGGTTTACCGTGTCTCTTTCAACTGACGACCCTTAACAAATTGACTCGACGAAGGAGCCTTTGGTTGAAGAATACAGTATTGCTGTTTCAGTAATGTCCAGCCATCCATGCCTCTATTTCCGTTATTTTTTCCCACTTAGATGTTTCTTAGTTTCGATTGGTTGTTGCTCTTGGCAGCTTTGGAAACTGAGCTCAGGTGATTTGTATGAAATCGTTTGAAATCTTGTCTACCAGTCCGCTTTCTCTCGCAGGCTCAAGGTACAAACTACTGATTTCTATGGCCATTTCTTTGCCTTCTCAATGTGGATGGATTCACCATCTTTTTTTCCCCGTGCTCTAACATTTTCTGTTTTAGTTTCAACAGATCGGGAGAAACTACTACATAAGGGGTCCAGATGACATTCTCCACTAAATCCTTATATAGATTCATTAGTGACGGAGGGGTAGCTAGCAGGGTGGCTGGCTATGTTTGGAAAGGAAAGATTCCCTTGAAAATCAAGTTCTTTTTATGGCAAATCTTTAGTAACAAGTTACAGGTTGCCCAAAGTCTCATCAAAAGGGGTTCAAAAGAGACTGCTAATTGTTGCCTCTATGGTTTAGCAGAATCTGTGGATCATATTTTCTTCCAGCGCCACATTGCCAAATTCATTTGGAGTGTGATTGCTCAAGTTTTCAAGCTACAAAATGTTCCTCGTTCACTGAAGGAGTTTAGTTGCACTTGGTTACAGGGCAAGGGGCCCCTACCAATCAGATTGCTTATGTTTGCTTTTGCAGGTTTTGTTTGGGCTATGTGGACCATCAGGGATAAGATGGCGATAGAGAAAAAAATTCCTAAATCTCCAGCTGACGTGCTCTACATTTATGTATCCTTGATGCAGAGGTGGAAGATTTTGCTTAAGGAGATAAGAAGCCTTTCGACATATGTAGGATGCAGTCATGGGTTGGCTCAAGAACTTTCAGCCTAGTTCTGTTATGCTGTCAGATGTAGCTGAAATCTGAATTCTGTAGTAGAATAGGTGTTGCTGCTCTTTGCGGAAGCTGGTAACCCCAGCAGACTTATGTACTTGTTGCTTTCTGAAAAGCAGAGGTAAAACTCGTTTAAGAAAAAAGATGGCAATGACATCCACCAGACAAATATTCCTCACACGaccttcaaaaaaaaatattcctCACACCAGGGTTGAATTTCTGACACGTTGTATTTATCCCTGTATTCAAGTGGTGTATCTTCATGTGCTTAAGTTA
This DNA window, taken from Miscanthus floridulus cultivar M001 chromosome 13, ASM1932011v1, whole genome shotgun sequence, encodes the following:
- the LOC136501835 gene encoding uncharacterized protein, with protein sequence MNLPMAQRAVRRSFISRLVSMARGGPTSNTSSLFASLSPRGRPGGAFLSSSPSPSLQICGRIGRPPAHRRGQAPAVGAAASPPPAARVSLSRATRTGGTRQRRGRAGARRRPRPPALDGAPWRRGGGCRCAAHRVRGASAVATRSEGESESAERRERRGPRILPGGSSPIHPCTGHPSSAAAPPAWPASCTMATAPCPPAPSASPLRPRLLHARAGSGRRRVRSKSLPQSGGFSPAKLRAMLRGLEKHQRNNGEDTSPEANDSGELDDRRSLECSTSTEMSSNSGHRSRNRAPDDDSFDSESSSSGPPTVKRLTAVAALLPPFSQPTPSKWDDAEKWISSPTSNRTGRAGPSAGTVPKKFALAFPEHGGRPPAVAKVVTDVPTNTGPLVKNSDGLVHSDLLKPAHNASIVDGPTPVVRSVSMRDMGTEMTPIASQEPSRIATPMIASSPTSSQTPTPQRSQQPVLRLTEHTAVVKAIAWSPHQQGLLVLGGGTVDRCIRFWNTANGNVLNSIDTGSQVCNLAWCKNVNELVSTHGYSQNQIMVWKYPSMSKVATLTGHTMRVLYLASSPDG